Proteins encoded in a region of the Perca fluviatilis chromosome 6, GENO_Pfluv_1.0, whole genome shotgun sequence genome:
- the atoh1a gene encoding protein atonal homolog 1a, which translates to MDVRSVEDWSRGAVLDPRLQSPEVVKRGGEQQLEEPHHHEPGLTLVDSGSDPRAWLAPVQPSGTCAAHATSPDYLGHSPCPSTGSYHESGSPESSGYPSPPSYRKTTKSPSSSSLKVRDLCRLQGTVTGPDEETSTRQRAQSSRPTNGVQKQRRVAANARERRRMHGLNHAFDELRSVIPAFDNDKKLSKYETLQMAQIYINALADLLQGPVSNNSNSEVSNNNNNNNNSPKCDNMLASADVLDGAKDRASPSPTACRTAAAEPASGSSLPVHISGVPFRSSFDDGSFSAMVEEAMRSPSPSSSTRAGSSLAPVGGRRKESPRSDGEFSPHSHFSDSDEIAMELHSSEEDDLSELKLRSHHNHHLHRHHTVAF; encoded by the exons ATGGATGTCCGAAGTGTGGAAGACTGGAGCAGAGGCGCAGTCCTTGACCCGCGGCTGCAGAGCCCAGAAGTGGTGAAGAGGGGAGGGGAGCAGCAGCTCGAGGAGCCCCACCACCACGAACCTGGACTGACGCTCGTGGACAGCGGCAGTGACCCACGCGCCTGGCTGGCTCCAGTGCAGCCTTCTGGCACCTGCGCGGCACACGCCACTTCACCCGACTACCTGGGGCATTCGCCCTGCCCGAGCACCGGCTCCTACCACG agAGTGGTTCCCCGGAGTCCTCGGGCTATCCCAGCCCTCCCAGCTACAGAAAAACTACCAAGagcccctcctcttcctcgctCAAAGTCAGGGACTTGTGCCGTCTTCAAGGCACGGTCACCGGGCCCGATGAGGAAACATCCACGAGACAGAGAGCCCAGTCTAGCAGACCTACCAACGGGGTCCAGAAGCAGAGGCGCGTGGCCGCCAACGCGCGCGAGAGGAGGCGGATGCACGGGCTCAACCACGCGTTCGACGAGCTGCGCAGCGTAATCCCGGCGTTCGACAACGACAAGAAGCTCTCCAAATATGAAACTCTACAGATGGCGCAGATCTACATCAACGCTCTGGCTGATCTGCTGCAAGGTCCAGTCTCCAACAACAGCAATAGCGAAGtatccaacaacaacaacaacaacaacaactcgcCAAAGTGTGACAATATGCTTGCATCCGCCGATGTTTTAGACGGGGCAAAAGACAGGGCTTCCCCGTCCCCTACAGCGTGTAGGACAGCGGCGGCTGAGCCCGCCTCAGGTAGCAGCCTACCTGTCCACATCAGCGGGGTGCCATTCCGCTCCTCCTTCGACGACGGTTCGTTTTCGGCCATGGTTGAAGAAGCGATGCGTTCGccctctccttcttcctccacTCGGGCAGGAAGTTCGCTCGCACCGGTCGGAGGTAGGAGGAAAGAGTCTCCCCGGAGCGACGGAGAGTTTTCCCCGCACTCCCACTTCAGTGACTCGGATGAAATAGCGATGGAGCTCCACTCAAGTGAAGAAGATGACCTCTCAGAACTCAAGCTGCGCAGCCACCATAACCATCATCTTCATCGTCATCACACTGTTGCTTTCTga